TCCTCCTCCTGCCCTTCCTGCGACTGTGACTGCGTTGATTCTATGCAGCTGCTCTCCGTTCCCGAAGGTAACAGCTTTCGTGTAGATTTGATTTCAACTGATTTTTTGGGATATGAATGCattttttgttatgttttgttCCAGTAATTATTTGGAAGAATAGCTTTTTGCTGTGGTGATTTAATTGTGTGCATTTAACGAAAGACTTGTTGTTTGGACTAAATAATGTCGAAACTGGAGAAAGAAAGGAAGCAGAGAGAGATTTATGAGCCTAATTCAGTGTTGGAGCTCGATCTGAGTTTCCGAAACTTGAGCTCATTTTGAATGGAATTCGAATCCGCTGAACGTATGGCGAGGGAAAAGAGAGACCAATAAACttcaagataaaaataaagttCGAAATCTCTTTTCCCGGAAATAAATTAGGCATAAAAAATCTCGAGGCTCTTGCTCTGGATCTGAGTTCTGGACTTCAAATCTTATAATGGATGGTTATTGGTGAACTATCCAAAGCTTTCCTTCCCAAGAAAGAAAGTTTACATTTTTCCCTTCTTTGTTAGGAATTTGAGAGTTATAAGATCTTTGGGAATTGGGACCACCTCAATTATGGAAATATTCCTCCATATTTAGGCAGCTAAGGGGAAAGATTGAGAAAGAGTTTCTGGATTTGAAATGTTTTTCGAAAGAAAGAAAGCTGAAAGGGAGTGCAGACATTGAAGATCAAATTTTTTTGTTCAATCCAAGTTAAACGTATTACGTATTTATAATGTAAGCTAAGTAAAAATAtatggattaaattaaataaattaaaagagACTTCCACCCTGAGGAAAAAACTCTAATGACCAAGATCCTTCATCCACATCATCTTTTGTGATGGTcatatcatctacatataaCAGCAAAAGAGGATATCACCGATCAGTTATGAGGATATCATAAGTTAGAACAGAATGGACAATGGCCGAGCCCATGTTTACTAAATAATGAGTCATTGGATGAGAGCAATCAGTTATTGATTACTGAAAGTAAGTTGGGTTGCTTTTCAGAAACTCAGGCTTATCTTTTGATGGATTCGTAACTTTCTACTGTCCTTGGAAACTAAGATTCTTACATTTACAGAAAGGAAAATTTTAATTGCTGTTTCATCACCAAATGCTAGTAATTCTGCTAAATAATCATGCGTTGGAGTTAGATTTTGGTTCACAATACTTCAAAGGTCCTGTGGTTAAATTGGCTTGCCctagattttaatttgtgtTTAGCTGTTTTTTGTATGAGTAGTCTGGAGTCTTGAATAGATTGTGAACAATCTTTTGGCTTGTTTACCTGTATTTTCTCGTTTGCACCGAAGACgcgtcccccccccccccccccccccaaaaccTTAATTTTGAGTACCATCCTGTAAAGGTATAGAGGTGTCTTGCCAAACCCCTCATCTATCATAAGGTGGTTTTAATTATTCCATAAAATGGTATCGTTTGCTTTAGTTTCTTGAATTTTGGAACTTCTATGTTGAATTCTTTATCTTAAACGCCTTACTTTATTTTTCACTTTGAGTCTTACAGATTGCTCCAAGCATGATCCAGAAGTAAGTAAGGACACACAGAAGAACTTCGTGGAGCTACTGTCTGAGGAATTGAAGCTGCGGGAAGCGGAAACTTTAAGAAAGCATCAGCATGCAGATATGGCACTTCTCGAGGCTAAGAAAATGACATCTCAATACCAGAAAGAGGCAGACAAGTGCAATTCTGGAATGGAAACGTGTGAAGAGGCAAGAGAAAAGGCTGAAGCAGCTTTATTAGCACAGAAACAGTTGACTGCTAAGTGGGTGCTGAGGGCTAGCCAAAGAGGTTGGAAAGAAGGAAtaacaaatcatcaatcctAGCCTCCTGGTAAACAGACTGATGTAAAATGCGAACAcctcaatatttttttcattaataacTCAGTTGTTTTGTTGAATGCTAGGTGTGATTTGGAAGAGAACATCTTCATTAAATCATCTGAGTTGAAGCAGATGATCAAATTTCAGTGCAGAGATTGATATCGACTTGAAGTTGCTATTATGTATGAAGATGAGCCTTCTGATTTTAGTGATTTTGTTAGCCAAACGCGACCTTGAATAGAGATCGTAGGCTTGGTACAAATATCCTTCATGTATATAATGCGTGGAACAGATTACTAGAGATTTCTTATTGTCTAAATCAATCCTTGAATTAAAGTCCACCTTCATGCATAAATGTGCATGTGGATAAATGGTTTAGAGGTACTACAATCTTGTGTAAGAATATTGTGACTCGCTACGGTTCATGTGATCCTTCAATAAGTTCAGCCAATCTTCGTAGTTTTTTTAGTTCTTTATATCTTTTGTTAATCTTCAACCTAGAAATCGATTTGGTTCCCtccattttttaaatttgaacaGATATCATCACCCTCAACTTCAGTCAAAATTCAGACGACTACCACGTATTACTACTTActgaattttgatttatttaatttgtttgttttccTTCTATATTTCCTTCTATTTATTTTAATGACAACAATAAAAACCATGAAGAAATTAAGACCCGAATGGTCCACTTACATGTGCCACACGTATGATATGAGCTTTTCCCTTCTGAAACTGCGCATTAGATAATTTATATTTTCCCTGATTGAAAAAATAATGTGCATTTCACAAGGACTTATTCCGCCAAGAATAATTGATTTACAGGGCTTTGAAGTCTATCAGTATCCCAAGAATTTATATATGCCATCTTTCTGCTACTTATTTATAAGTTGTTTGGTTTGCAATTTATCTTTCTAGACAAAAATGTATGCACTAAACGTTGCAGGGTGGTAGAACTTAAATCTGTTTTTGCACTATCCGAGGAAAATATTAGCAGATGAGTTACATTCTAGCAGTGCAAATGAGCGTAAACACAAAATCAATGAGAGCCTTTGAAGAGCACAAAtgtttatttttcatttatttttccgTTATACATCGACAAATCGAATAAAATTAGGTACAATTACTCACTGATCAAAGCTAAAGTAATGTAGCATCATCAAGTTGAATAAATAAGAAAGAATTCCATATAACACAATACAtctttcattgatgatatcacTTCATTCATCGGTAGCTGTCGAATTGGCGGCAGCGACCCAATATGTTTTTACTGCAACCAGTATTTTCTCGGGCACCAAAGGGCCCTCCTCGTGATCCATCATTTTCGTTTCCCATCTCATTCCTCGGGTTATTTTGCTCACAGCATTCAATTCTTCAACCCCATCTCGAAAAATTACCGATCCTTCGGGCCGCAGAATTCGATCCATTTCCAGGagaatgtcttcgaaatcacaCCTGCTTcgccaataaaaaaaaaacttgagcAAGAAAGAAACAGATGTTAAAAGGAAGACAGAGATCCCAATTCAGCGATTTCTTTATTTTGGCGAACATAAAATTTCACCATTTTATGTAATACTGTGCAGTAAATGTCAACCTTTCATCAATAAGGTTAAGATTTGTTAGTTTTACACCTTTAACGTAAGATAAATGTTTTGCTAGCCTGATTTTGATATAGGATATCGTTAGAATGCCATAGAAACTCAAGCTTACAAGAAGTGAACCAACAATAGTTCGATATTTAGCATGCTATCTCACTTCTGTATACACTGGAGACCATAAAGGTGGAGGctcaaaattaaatatcaaaGATCTACAAGATCCGGTAGAAAAAATTTCAGACAACAAACTTCTAAACAAGAAAGTCAGACGTGCATAGTCAAGAAGTTGGATCAAGTAATTGTTGCTTACTTGTCACGATATAACTTGAATACGCCATTAGCATGGATGAGATCGTAGGTTCTTGGGTAAGTGGAGAACCCTTCACACCTGAAATAATCAAGAAAAACACAACTTAGCTCTAAATCTAGGAATTTCCAAAACATTTACTGATTGGATATGCAAGTTAAGATCCATTTGTTGAATGTGGGACGGTAGACAATGTACCAATCATGATATATGCCAATCAAGCCACGCTCGTATATGACACCTAAAGTATTCTGGGCAATAATAGGCACAACGTTCATCACCCATAGTTTTGGTGATTCCAATGCTGCTGCAAAACCTCCGAGGCCTGCATTCATATCCATGATGTTCCGATATCTTGTGGTGCCAAGTAACCTATTAATCCTTTTGTACTCCTTGACATGTTTTTCCCAAAGCTTGTTATCCTCTGTATACTCTTCGGGTGTGACTCCGGGAACATCGCCATTTGCTACTCGAGGTGGGACATCGAAAAGCCTGGCTGGAAACCGCTTCAACTCCCCTCCAGCTACTTGGTTGGCTCTTTTGACCTCAGGGAAGGGAGTTACACATGTTTCCATTGTCTTGTACCTTCAAAGACATCATGGAAATTACTATTGAGGCTAATTATCTTTGGAGGAAAAATGGTTTCAACATATATAAAGAAATTAAGGACGACTCCTCTTGACAAGTGTGTCAGTGTCTCCATGTTTATTAATATTCCTTGAATTTGTTATTTGTAATGTTGTATAATGATCGTAAAGAAGGGTAGGTTAGATCCTACCCCATGGGTATTACCCCATAGGGTAGGTGGCAATAACTGGTTGGTTCAAATCATGTGGGTCCCATTGAATTATATGGGGCCCACatgatttgaacaaataaaatacataCACCTGTCCCATGGGGTAATACCCATGGGGTAGGTTGAAATTTTCCGTAAAAAGTTCAAATGAACTGATATTTCGGTCAAAAATGATAAATGATGCCCCTAAACCATCTCTAAAATTTTCATATGCACATTTAGGTGGGGATAGGTAAAACAAGTTCAATCTCACACATTAGAATTGGAAAACAATTAAGTGAATcctcaaaataaaattatttatatttaaataatacaaGCTCTTATTTGCCACCATTAAACCCCAATTGATACGGGTTTAAACCACAAAATCTATAAACCAATCTGCCAATGAAAACGAAAATGTCGTCGAAGTCTATTTTTTGCGGTCCATCAGATCATGCATTTTCTTGTGAAACTTTGGCAACAAACATGCTAGTACGTGATTTTTTCAATGTCGGAATGGTAAAGGCTAAAGGAAACTAACAGACGTTGCAAACTAGGTGTATCATGCACAACGTTCATGAGATTGAGTATTTGTTATTTAGGACCATTTACTTAGCatgatcgaaaaataaaaaattacagaGAGGGGCCATTAACTTACCACACATCATCACTGTCTGAAGATTGACAATAATTGACAGATTTCCTTCTACAAGACATAGCATTTACTTTTTTCCTCCAGATTGCTATGTCCCCTTTCTCGTACTTTTTCTCCCAGCAAAGGAGTTCAGCCAACTCTTCAATTGTTGATTGTTCTGCCTGCAGATCTTCTTTAGATCTTTTCCATGTAAGATGGTATGTTTTCCAATTGATGGGAGGACCAGATAACACCCAGAATCCGCCGGGTCTAAGTACTCGATCCACTTCCATTAAATACTTGCCATCTGCATATGGAAAAATAAGAACTTTTAACTGGTAGATGCACTAGATGGTGAAATTTGTTTGTGTCATACGTGATTGGACATTGTAAAGTGGAGTCTTATATCCAAGGTTATAAGGTAAAAATATGGAGATATTGAACTGTATTTAGTGTTTTCAACTTTAGAAGGTTACAAAAACAGTATAGAGgacaatattataatttaaacaCAAATCGTGTGACATAGTTAAGGCAGACCAATCTCTTGGCCGCATACATTTGCTCAACACATAAGTGATTCATTATACTAAGTTCTCGGCCACAGACATTTACTTATCTAAGTGAATCACTGCATAATTTTGCATGCTGTCATTATCTTTCCAGTTCACCATAATCAGTTCAGATCACACATGTGCAcgaataaaattaagaaaagatatAAACTAAtcacaagaaaaaaaataaagattggTGAAAATAACTATATGCATGCAATCATTAGTCTTGTCACTTCACCACAATCAGTTGAGAAACAAAACACATAAAAGATTGAAAGTTCGTTCATATTACTTGAGTTTCATAACAGCCCCTATTTTTTACCAACAAGAATGCAAATTATCATAAACTTCTCAAAGATAATTTAGAACATTATTCAAAGCTTATCCCCAGTTTCAACAAAATGGCTCTTCTTATGGAGTTAAGTTCTCTGGAGGATATTTCCAGATGCTCTCAGCCTTCTTTAGTAAACAGCCTTGTTCCCTATTTTTCAACGTCAATCGTAATTTTGCTAAATCTCGGAAACTTCATTTTAGGATGGTGATCTTCCAAAGGAAAAGGAGGAAGTAGACTTTGCTCAAAACACTCTAGAGGGCTAACCAAGTTAATTGATAGATGTGTTTGTCTATTTGAGAGAGCTCAATTCTATTTCCCACAATCTTCCTTTCATCGACAAATTTCCTTATAAACTCCTCTCTATCAATTGGAATACCTGAATTTCTACCAAGGTGCAAGCATGAAATGACTGTATGGCTATGAGTCAATTTTACAACCTTGCGTTATGGATGGTGTTATGGGACAATCAATTGGATAATCTTTGAGATCCATACTTCTTACCCCAGTGAGATTTTTTGGCCTTTTCGATCTATTTTTGATAATTGGATTCGAGGCTCATTATGAGAGATCCTCGGACTTCTTAGACAATTCCAGGCTCGTTAAAGAGAACCACACAATGTTTTAGCACTATTCTTTTACGAAAATTTTGTTTAATCCTTCGTTCCAGTGCAATCACTTATAAATACAAAGAAACCTCCTAACTATAAACTACTAAAAGatcaaaataaacttaaatcaaAAGTATATCCTCACGCTTGAATCGTATGGGATATTGAGTTAAGTAAACATGAAATGCTTCCTTATTACTAAAAATAGAATACAAAAGCTTATAATATGTAAAGTTGTAAACCATTGACATATTGAAGATCGCAATtcctaaatttttttatgtaaatgataattgaaatatttgataaattGACTTCTTATATTTTGAACATATTATTGTCTACCAGAATCGACATTAAGGGTGAGATGATAACAGATGTGAAGATTTATAGAGCTAAGTACCATTAGAAGTCCATGGTATCAAGCACCTGGAACACTGCACCATATCAAATGCCCTGGAGGGGTATGGAAGTTTTATTGATCCAAGAACCCCAATGACAGCAGGCACGCCTCGCTCCAATGCAAATTGCACCTGTGCCTCATGGTTATCCCTTGGTGCAAATGACACTGCGAGCACTTTTCTCTTAAGCATGTAAGCACCCCAACTGGCAACCTGGTTGCAACTTGCAATTAAtgtaattttttcaaaaactaaCTATTCAGATttcaccaaaaaaataaaaataattgtcAGAGTACATTATGGCTGGAAGGTCTGTTCTACTTAAAGGGCTTCTTCAAAGTATCACATAATTCCCATAGCTTATGATAATCTTTGGGTCCCGTAAGCtatcataatttattttaaaatatgttcCTCAGtttgttttaataaaatatgtAGTTAATTCAACACGAGAAACAGTTAGCAAGCTGCTGAAAGATGTGTGTTTCATACGTCTATAAATCAAGAGTTAACTCCAGTTATAACAATTTTTTAACAGACTGGAAATTGGACCAACTCTAACCAAAAGATACGTGTGTCATCAGTTTTAACACTTATGATTTGCTGATAAATCAAAAGTTTGGAATAATAAAGAAGGTACAGGAATGCTCCACCTGATTGCCTGTTCAAGTCATtataagaagaaaaaaaaacattgttagGTACATACAATCGGTACAAAAGCAAACTGCTAATGTGCCTTCTACAAAGTTTAAACTGAGAAGTCAAGCAATAATCCAGCATCATCTCAAAACAAATATATAAGCAACGTTGTACTGGAtaaagtgaaacaaatgcatcaGCAGAAACCAAAAGAGGGAAGGGAAATAAAGAACATACTCCACAACCAGTATCTAATGCTGTTCGAATCGACCCATCAGCAATCGGAATCACCGATGCAAGTTCATCAATATAAGCATCTGCCCCTTGTGGGAACATCGTCCCACCACCAGGAAATTTGAAGACACCACTCTTCTCATATTGCACCCAATTCTGATTGGCCTTCTCAACCGTCAAACTTTTAAACGGGACGTTCGAATAGTAAACATAGTCACGACTCTTTGGCCATGGAAAAGGAGTAGTATAGCCAATTGGAGCTGGAATCAAGCAGCGTAATTTCTCTTCTTGTGGTGGGCAATGCCGTTCTCTGTATATCATGTCATCTCTAGGAAATTTCATGGCTCGCTCCTGCTCTTGGCAAGGAGTATAATCAGTGTATCGAACATCACAAGGCTCGAAAACTTTGTATTTGGATTTAGTAGACCCAACTACTTCCACAAATTTATGTTGGCTTTCGAAGTTTAGAGAATGGTGGCTTTCAGAGTTTAAAGATGGAACTATATTGCAGTTTGTTTTCTGTTTATTTATCTCTTTTGCAAAATTGTTCCCCTTTCCAAAACCACTCTGCCACGATCCCAGAAAATAAAAGATGCAACAAAGACCTATCACAACAAATATGGACACTGGACTTCTTCTTCTACTGCCTGGTGAGTGAATCTTCGAAGCCATATGATTCTCCCTATTGGATAAACAATGTCAGTTGGCAGTTAGCAGCACAAATTCAGAACGCAGAATACAAAGCACAAATTGATAGGGTGACGAAAATATATAACTATGACCCAATAAAAGAGATTATCCTCCTCCATTCGTTTGATAAGCTTTTGGTCCATTTAAAACAAGAAATAGCACTGTATAATAACATATACTGGAAAAAGGATCCAAAGCTGAATAGTGTAGCTTTTGAACTCAATGCCCAAAACCTCAAAGAATTGGAGATAACCTGTAACTAGTTACGGATAAAAACATTGCATCTAACACTTTTTTCCTCACCACTTCAGCAACTAACTACACTGATGAGATCTGTGCCATACAACAAtacaatgttaatattaaactGATCCCAGGTCTTTACAAGTACAGAACACAGACAACAGCTGATATACATCAATATCCATAAATGCAGAAGGGTATTCTTCATTCGCCAAAAATCAACCAAAAAAAGTTCAAATCTGATGGAAAAAGCCTGGCAAAATGGGTTCTTGATAAGTTTCACCCacagaaaataaaaacaaagctATAAAGAAATTAAATTCCCAGCAATCGTTTCGAGCTCATCCATCATTCACTGGAAACAACAAGACAGGAAACGAAAGAGAAGATCGGCCACGTAGCATAAAAGCACACTCACTTTAGTCTTTCCACACCAACAAAAGTGGGAATATGTCCTCTCTTTTGAGTGGCTGCGGAGAGATTACAGAGAGAATCAAGCTAGAATGTGCAGCGCATGAAGAAGTATCAGTAGTTGTTGCGCACAATGATTGGGAGAGAATTAAAGTTCggatttttattaaaaacaCCGACGGAGGATTTTGAGGGAATGCTTACTTAGTGCTCACAGTTGGGTTGGAGTTGGACCCTTTGTCTCGGATTCAACATCCACCCATTATCATCAATTTACTTcacattttttaatattaacccccaaattaaaaatgtttttttttatggaaaaacgatataaaacttaaaacaaaatgattttgacaaaatttGAACATTTttggccttttttttttttttttggggtggTGGGGGTGGTTTGTTTAACAAATAAACTCGAGATTGTATGCCAAAAATTTTTTACTTTGAGACACTTCACAAGTAATAATTAGTAAtagttttaatttaattgctgTGATATAATTCATGGGGTGATTTTGATAATAGCTTTAATTGACATTGATTGACTACAACTGTCTACGGATGAAATAATTTGATTTactaaataaatagttaaattgAAGGATTTGAAATTTAGATTTTGAATCATAATATCAGAATATGTCGAAATAGGATAAATCAAAACTATCGTCATAATCGGAATAgatttgaaaacttcagatATGCGCTTATCAGCTTAAGAGAAATAGGCAAAACAACGTACCTATCGGCTATCACACAAGTGTAgctcatttatttttatttttttttgacatgAAATCTCTAACGTCGGTCAaattcatgaaaaaaatattattttttttactattaaTATAGACATGTGGTCATCTCAtgctcatttttttttaatcacagTCTTCTgaaaatttattggatatcataaataataataaatgtcataaattatttaaataagaaACAATAACCTATGCCAATGACCTCTTGGTCAAATGACAATATGGCATCACCTCTCCCACAATTTGGAGAGGTCTTGGAGTTCTATGCCCACTAACCCCCAACCCttagtcaaaaaaaaaaaaaacaataacctATCACTGCCACcatccaaataaattaaattctacATTTAAAAGAATGTTCTTAAGTCTTAACTAACATTTAAAGGTGGATATTTATCGATTAATGTGAGATCCATTTTTTTTACACTAAATTCACTATTTTTTCAATGGATTTTACGTATATTGATAGATTCACACCCTGTATTATTAAGACAATGAACAAGTATGATGAAATTTTTTCATCAATCGCCATCTCTACGCAATTAAGATAAGAACATGAAATTCTCATAAATTAAAATCATGCAATTAACTAAAACATTATCAAGGACACAATCAATGTCCTTGCATTCATTTGAGGGGAAAATAACAATGTAGGCTGCATAAATACTAGCTCATTTAGTCACGAATTTTTAATCGTTATCTTAAATATTCGACCCTAAACTTCTAATAACCCCTTTAATTCTCTTAAATAATGTAGATTTAGTCACGGATTTTTAATCATCATCTTAAATATTCGACCCTAAACTTCTAATAACCCCTTTAATTCTCTTAAATAATGTGGAAAAAGGACataattaaattaagtaaaacatatGCAATCACTTATCAGTCATTTATCACATTCACCAATCACCACCATcacaaacaaatatatatataccaacCCCAAGGGGTGTttaagttggtggagtaggtgaatTTTTGGTCAGATGTCAGAGGTTCGATTCCTCCTACCAATACCTTTTTGGATTAGTCTGTCGCACAGGGTTTGCCCAatgtggtttacctgactaacgtaatttgcaggctattgcgttagtccgaaaATTTATCCAGAACGCACTGAAAGATAGCGGTTGCGGGTTCTcatgttaatatatatatatatataccatttTTTACTCTAAAAAAAACTCTATACCAATATTTTTTGCACATCCTATCAcaattattatttgaaattcaatgttctcatttatatttaaaaaaatccaaataattGTTTGTATCCCGgttcattattttaaaataaatagttcGTAAGCATTAGTCACACTAGTAGTAGAGGCACACGCATTGCGTGTGTAACGAACAaacatcatattttttttttatcaaaagtGGAAGATGTGAAAGGTGAAAAAGTTaaaatgacataaaaataacatagtGGATTTTGAGATAGTCAAATTTGTGGTAGAAATTCTATGAgagaaaatagtttttttttttttttttgaggtaGATGGGAGAAAATAGTTGAAAAAGAATTTGGATGTATAAGGTATTTTTGGGCATTTGAAAAATAGACCAAGACACCAACAAACAATTTTTATAAGGTACTCAaacttaattaataataaaagataaatatcAACTCAAATAGTATAATAAACAAATGATTACCGATGTTAAGCTATATAATGAACCCACGAAATTATCACTTGAAAGCTACATCATCATTTTTTTCCTCCTCGAAATAATGATCTTTTATTATACAAGAGCTGAAGGTAAAAAAATGCATTCTcgaaaagtattttttttaattataggtTTCGTTTCGATtaatacttttaaaattttttataatttttttaaataaaaacaaacaacaattttattataaaaatctaCAGTTACAACTATCTAAAAACGATTTTatagttaaaataataaaaaaaactaaaaatatatagTTTCTGTTTGATtcactgttttatttttacAACATAAAAAAGTGCAAATCTTTTTTAAAACTTATAATTGAAGAATAATCTTttagaaaaaattaaaactatttttgtaAACTCttatacaaaaaatataatttaaaatttttcactTATAATATTCTTTTATTAAATTACTTATTAAAGGAGCTCAGTGAATGGGCTGCCGACATGTTTTTGGGGCAACAGTACACTGACTCGCTAACGCCATCTGTGCTGAACGAGATGGGCCACATTTAATGCTTATCATTAAATAAATTcacttttgaaattttaaaatagtaaataaattgttttctaaaaaaaatgctAAATAAATTGGGAATAATAATTGCTTTCTGAaagaatatataaaataaaataaacaaatgatGTGACACATCACCCTCCTCAGAAAGAAGGAAAATGGACTTTCTATTGGGCCCAAAAAGGCCTAAAACTATTAGTAGCGCTTCGGCCCAATCACATTCTCTACTTTGAAATTTTCAGCAGCCCGACTTGGGCCATTCATTGCCTAGACTCTTTCGGCCCATCTATACAAGTCAAATCAGAAAAAATGTTAAACGATACCATTTAGAttttgtaaatatatattttttttaaaaaaatgttttttaaactagaatttttggcttttgaaagctctaattttgactttaaaaagtgctttttaagcatttaaatggtcattcaaatattttattaaccaattttttttttttttaaagtatttttttCTGATATGGCTTTTGATATCAAACGGAgccaaagaagaaaaaaaagttCATAGTGTTTGAAGACGAATTTCAACCAAAAGATTCCCATTGCATGGATTTCGATCGAATGCTATATCATTCTCTCGAATTATTTAGGAAGATATGGGAAGTTTTGTTTATTCGAGTCTAAGTTATTGTCCTAGTCGTTTAGTAACGGAGCGTCCgataatttatgaatttttatcaGGACATGAGAACgatcataaattaaatatcgACTAAATCATTGTTCGAAATATTTCAAGAAAGGATTTACTATATATATGATGTTGCACGAAATTTTGTATCGCAGTTTGAGAAGACAAACGCTCCTTACGTTTAAACTCCAATAATAATAGGGTCGTCACCTGCGTCACGAAATGAGGTTAAAGGCGCCGGGGGATGCCCGACAAAAATCCTTTGACGCTCAAGTCAGGGATCTACCCCAAAATGTGCACTCACAAAGACTAGACAGCTCTTGAAGCATAAactgagagaaaaaaaaagagataatACCTTTAAATGGAGAATGCCATCTTATTTATAGAGTTTTCAAGATGGACCATGGGCTTTTTGAAGTAGTGGGCTAACCTCCTTGGGCCAAATCACATGGGCTATAATGAGCTTGTCACCAATTTAATATACTCAATGATTTAACATaccaaatttatatttt
This portion of the Henckelia pumila isolate YLH828 unplaced genomic scaffold, ASM3356847v2 CTG_80:::fragment_1, whole genome shotgun sequence genome encodes:
- the LOC140873601 gene encoding probable methyltransferase PMT14; translated protein: MASKIHSPGSRRRSPVSIFVVIGLCCIFYFLGSWQSGFGKGNNFAKEINKQKTNCNIVPSLNSESHHSLNFESQHKFVEVVGSTKSKYKVFEPCDVRYTDYTPCQEQERAMKFPRDDMIYRERHCPPQEEKLRCLIPAPIGYTTPFPWPKSRDYVYYSNVPFKSLTVEKANQNWVQYEKSGVFKFPGGGTMFPQGADAYIDELASVIPIADGSIRTALDTGCGVASWGAYMLKRKVLAVSFAPRDNHEAQVQFALERGVPAVIGVLGSIKLPYPSRAFDMVQCSRCLIPWTSNDGKYLMEVDRVLRPGGFWVLSGPPINWKTYHLTWKRSKEDLQAEQSTIEELAELLCWEKKYEKGDIAIWRKKVNAMSCRRKSVNYCQSSDSDDVWYKTMETCVTPFPEVKRANQVAGGELKRFPARLFDVPPRVANGDVPGVTPEEYTEDNKLWEKHVKEYKRINRLLGTTRYRNIMDMNAGLGGFAAALESPKLWVMNVVPIIAQNTLGVIYERGLIGIYHDWCEGFSTYPRTYDLIHANGVFKLYRDKCDFEDILLEMDRILRPEGSVIFRDGVEELNAVSKITRGMRWETKMMDHEEGPLVPEKILVAVKTYWVAAANSTATDE
- the LOC140873794 gene encoding uncharacterized protein: MAVRSGVLKAVVGAMALCLAAYIVGPPLYWHLVEGLAAFSRSSSSSCPSCDCDCVDSMQLLSVPEDCSKHDPEVSKDTQKNFVELLSEELKLREAETLRKHQHADMALLEAKKMTSQYQKEADKCNSGMETCEEAREKAEAALLAQKQLTAKWVLRASQRGWKEGITNHQS